The following are from one region of the Brienomyrus brachyistius isolate T26 chromosome 13, BBRACH_0.4, whole genome shotgun sequence genome:
- the LOC125706838 gene encoding leukotriene B4 receptor 1-like — translation MLPLNSSSSNHTIFNKGNIGPCAIVSLCCLVGICGNVAVVLVIARKFRRGDKNFTLKLVLNLAMADLLSLVTLPVWIHSWLFGWVLGVKACRFFSYLIIGSLYCSVLTVTLMSVQRYLAVLYTRQWMMLRGAGERILLASLWGLSGILACPALVLGDVVGEEMRCRWKYRSVGEMVLTISMETLWGFIVPFTILVTSYACLHQKVNETAFFSSPRLTKLVTSIVVTFFVLWCPLHVVNIMGICGQLLKSEYVNNICETGWGVTQALTFINSCVNPFLYAFAFRKRNKKTEQSTQSKITQYT, via the coding sequence ATGCTGCCGCTTAACTCCTCCAGCTCTAACCACACCATCTTCAACAAGGGCAACATCGGCCCATGTGCGATTGTGAGCCTCTGTTGTTTGGTGGGCATCTGCGGTAACGTGGCAGTTGTCTTGGTGATAGCTCGCAAGTTCAGGAGAGGCGACAAGAACTTCACCCTGAAGCTGGTGCTGAACCTGGCCATGGCTGATCTCCTGTCCCTCGTCACGCTGCCTGTGTGGATCCACAGCTGGCTGTTTGGCTGGGTGCTGGGCGTCAAGGCCTGCAGGTTCTTCTCTTACTTGATCATCGGCAGCCTGTACTGCAGCGTGCTGACGGTCACCCTGATGAGCGTACAGAGATACCTGGCAGTCCTCTACACCAGGCAGTGGATGATGCTTCGTGGGGCTGGGGAGAGGATATTACTGGCTTCTCTGTGGGGGCTGTCAGGGATCCTGGCTTGTCCAGCCCTTGTGCTAGGAGATGTGGTTGGGGAGGAGATGCGTTGCCGTTGGAAATACAGATCAGTGGGTGAGATGGTTCTCACCATATCCATGGAGACGTTATGGGGCTTCATCGTCCCTTTCACCATCCTGGTCACTTCCTATGCATGCCTTCATCAGAAGGTAAATGAAACTGCTTTCTTCAGCAGCCCCAGGTTGACCAAACTGGTGACAAGCATTGTTGTGACCTTCTTCGTCTTGTGGTGTCCTCTTCACGTTGTCAACATCATGGGCATCTGTGGCCAACTGCTGAAGTCCGAGTACGTGAACAACATCTGCGAGACCGGCTGGGGAGTCACTCAGGCGCTGACGTTCATCAACAGCTGCGTGAATCCCTTTCTCTACGCCTTTGCTTTCCGGAAACGTAACAAAAAGACGGAGCAGTCAACCCAGTCCAAGATAACACAGTATACTTAA
- the LOC125706833 gene encoding leukotriene B4 receptor 1-like isoform X2, whose amino-acid sequence MLTDLLSLFLAVPWIPALLGDWPYNEAFCKLLSYALYSCIYVSVLTVTAMSVQRYIQVAYPLKLRTWKMKSFLLLGGLWVLALLLSSPTVALRKLVIDKGQLRCQPRYESHAQLAALLMLETALGFLVPSVLISISYANLIHRVKKLPFTSSRRLNKLLTWVVAAFLILWFPSHVVNILRVCAVLAPSGSPALRNGGEHLRNLTGALTFLNSCLNPFLYAFASRNLRGSSSFMKKMERVWDLRQPDTPPTDSRKPSLCTQSNLLVVPKETPGMRRAHKPEECINLGCGRGQMSVQLISTEEGMTNVKHCETT is encoded by the exons ATGCTGACAG ACCTGCTCTCCTTGTTCCTGGCGGTTCCTTGGATTCCGGCATTGCTGGGCGACTGGCCTTACAACGAAGCCTTCTGCAAGCTGCTCTCCTATGCGCTGTACAGCTGCATATACGTGAGCGTGCTGACAGTAACAGCCATGAGCGTGCAGCGATACATACAGGTGGCATACCCCTTGAAGCTGCGTACCTGGAAGATGAAGAGTTTTTTGTTGCTGGGCGGCCTCTGGGTGCTGGCGCTGCTGCTCAGCTCCCCAACCGTGGCACTAAGGAAGCTGGTCATCGATAAGGGGCAGCTGAGGTGCCAGCCACGGTACGAGTCCCACGCGCAGCTGGCAGCACTGCTCATGCTGGAGACGGCCCTGGGCTTTCTGGTCCCCAGCGTGCTCATCAGCATCTCCTACGCCAACCTCATCCACCGAGTGAAAAAGTTGCCCTTCACCTCGAGCCGGAGATTAAACAAGCTGCTCACCTGGGTGGTGGCAGCGTTCCTCATTCTCTGGTTCCCCTCCCATGTGGTCAACATCCTGCGCGTCTGTGCCGTCCTGGCGCCATCGGGGAGCCCTGCGCTGAGGAACGGCGGGGAACATCTCCGCAACCTGACAGGAGCGCTCACCTTCCTCAACAGCTGtctcaatcccttcctgtacgCCTTCGCCTCGCGTAACCTGAGAGGCAGCAGTAGCTTCATGAAGAAGATGGAGAGGGTTTGGGACTTACGGCAGCCTGACACGCCCCCCACAGACTCCCGGAAGCCCTCCCTGTGCACCCAGTCTAACCTGCTCGTCGTCCCCAAAGAAACCCCAGGTATGAGGAGGGCTCATAAACCTGAAGAGTGTATAAATTTAGGCTGTGGAAGGGGTCAGATGTCTGTACAGCTTATCAGTACAGAAGAGGGCATGACTAACGTAAAGCACTGTGAGACAACGTAA
- the LOC125706833 gene encoding leukotriene B4 receptor 1-like isoform X1 — MQQHNASNSTHTHWTPVVNVAPCILLTLCSLVGIPGNLLVIVAILRNIRQATMTVRLMLNLAFADLLSLFLAVPWIPALLGDWPYNEAFCKLLSYALYSCIYVSVLTVTAMSVQRYIQVAYPLKLRTWKMKSFLLLGGLWVLALLLSSPTVALRKLVIDKGQLRCQPRYESHAQLAALLMLETALGFLVPSVLISISYANLIHRVKKLPFTSSRRLNKLLTWVVAAFLILWFPSHVVNILRVCAVLAPSGSPALRNGGEHLRNLTGALTFLNSCLNPFLYAFASRNLRGSSSFMKKMERVWDLRQPDTPPTDSRKPSLCTQSNLLVVPKETPGMRRAHKPEECINLGCGRGQMSVQLISTEEGMTNVKHCETT; from the coding sequence ATGCAGCAGCACAATGCTTCAAACTCAACCCACACCCACTGGACACCTGTAGTTAACGTGGCTCCCTGTATACTCCTAACACTCTGCTCACTGGTGGGGATTCCTGGCAACTTGCTGGTTATCGTGGCAATCCTGCGGAACATCAGGCAAGCCACGATGACCGTCAGACTGATGCTGAACCTGGCTTTCGCAGACCTGCTCTCCTTGTTCCTGGCGGTTCCTTGGATTCCGGCATTGCTGGGCGACTGGCCTTACAACGAAGCCTTCTGCAAGCTGCTCTCCTATGCGCTGTACAGCTGCATATACGTGAGCGTGCTGACAGTAACAGCCATGAGCGTGCAGCGATACATACAGGTGGCATACCCCTTGAAGCTGCGTACCTGGAAGATGAAGAGTTTTTTGTTGCTGGGCGGCCTCTGGGTGCTGGCGCTGCTGCTCAGCTCCCCAACCGTGGCACTAAGGAAGCTGGTCATCGATAAGGGGCAGCTGAGGTGCCAGCCACGGTACGAGTCCCACGCGCAGCTGGCAGCACTGCTCATGCTGGAGACGGCCCTGGGCTTTCTGGTCCCCAGCGTGCTCATCAGCATCTCCTACGCCAACCTCATCCACCGAGTGAAAAAGTTGCCCTTCACCTCGAGCCGGAGATTAAACAAGCTGCTCACCTGGGTGGTGGCAGCGTTCCTCATTCTCTGGTTCCCCTCCCATGTGGTCAACATCCTGCGCGTCTGTGCCGTCCTGGCGCCATCGGGGAGCCCTGCGCTGAGGAACGGCGGGGAACATCTCCGCAACCTGACAGGAGCGCTCACCTTCCTCAACAGCTGtctcaatcccttcctgtacgCCTTCGCCTCGCGTAACCTGAGAGGCAGCAGTAGCTTCATGAAGAAGATGGAGAGGGTTTGGGACTTACGGCAGCCTGACACGCCCCCCACAGACTCCCGGAAGCCCTCCCTGTGCACCCAGTCTAACCTGCTCGTCGTCCCCAAAGAAACCCCAGGTATGAGGAGGGCTCATAAACCTGAAGAGTGTATAAATTTAGGCTGTGGAAGGGGTCAGATGTCTGTACAGCTTATCAGTACAGAAGAGGGCATGACTAACGTAAAGCACTGTGAGACAACGTAA